The following are encoded in a window of Sminthopsis crassicaudata isolate SCR6 chromosome 3, ASM4859323v1, whole genome shotgun sequence genomic DNA:
- the LOC141564465 gene encoding uncharacterized protein LOC141564465 isoform X2: MKQERDVRKLTKIQKIQNGGKINEQKEHDKTFTKSSNVSEHQNMCAVEKAYKCNECGKVFGQSSTLFRHERIHTGEKPYKCNECGKAFSRKSNLKVHEMIHTGEKPYKCDQCEKAFTLSSSLLNHQRIHTGEKPYRCDKCGKAFFRRSNLNLHQKNHTGDKPYECTKCGKAFAQKSTLFKHHKIHTEEKPFKCNTCGKAFYESSTLISHQMTHTGEKPYTCDECGKAFSKKSVLVNHHRIHTGEKPYKCNECGKTFVQSSNLIVHQKIHTGEKAYKCDQCGKVFTQKSTLFNHQKIHNEEKPYKCNVCGKAFVQSSNLKVHEKIHTGEKPYKCNQCGKSFTQSSSFFNHQKTHTGEKPYKCNQCGKAFLRRSNLNVHQESHTGEKPYKCTKCNKAYTQKSTLFRHQRVHTGEKPYTCSDCGKAFIDSSTLLVHQMTHTGEKPYTCSKCGKDFSTNSVLVSHQRIHTGEKPYACNQCGKAFSRSSNLNVHQKIHTGEKPYTCNECGKGFIQRSNLTVHQKIHTGERSYTCNQCGEAFTEQSDLFSHQRTHEEKPYKCNQCGKSFVEKLNLNEHQKIHTEDKPYKCNQCEKTFSEHSHLFKHQRIHTKEKLYKCNECGKSFPQSSDLVKHQESHTEEKPYKCNECGKSFPQSSDLVKHQESHTEEKPYKCNECGKSFPQNSDLVKHQESHTEEKPYNCNECGKSFPQSSDFVKHQESHTEEKPYNCNECGKLFPQSSDLVKHQTSHTEEKPFLCKECGEAFNDRPSLVEHQNFHTDGLHK, translated from the coding sequence ATGAAGCAGGagagggatgtgagaaaactgacaAAAATCCAGAAGATTCAAAATGGAggcaaaataaatgaacagaagGAACATGACAAAACTTTCACTAAATCTTCAAATGTTTCTGAACACCAAAACATGTGTGCCGTTGAGAAggcttataaatgtaatgaatgtgggaaagtcTTTGGTCAGAGCTCAACTCTTTTCAGACAtgagagaattcacactggagagaagccttataaatgtaatgagtgCGGGAAAGCTTTTAGTCGAAAATCAAATCTTAAGGTACATGAGATGATTCATACTGGggagaagccttataaatgtgaTCAATGTGAGAAAGCCTTCACCCTAAGTTCATCTCTTCTCAAtcaccagagaattcatactggagagaagccttatagaTGCGACAAGTGTGGGAAAGCTTTCTTTAGGAGATCAAACCTTAATTTACATCAGAAGAACCATACAGGAGACAAACCTTATGAATGTACaaaatgtgggaaagcctttgcTCAGAAGTCAACTCTTTTCAAGCATCACAAAATTCATACtgaagagaaaccttttaaatgtaatactTGTGGGAAAGCCTTTTATGAGAGCTCAACTCTTATTAGTCATCAAAtgactcacactggagagaagccataTACATGTGAtgagtgtgggaaagccttcagtaAAAAGTCAGTTCTTGTCAATCATCatagaattcatactggagagaaaccttataaatgtaacgaGTGTGGAAAAACCTTTGTTCAGAGCTCAaatcttattgtacatcagaagattcatactggagaaaaggCTTATAAATGTGATCAATGTGGGAAAGTCTTCACTCAAAAATCAACCCTTTTCAACCATCAGAAAATCCATAATGaagagaagccttataaatgtaatgtgTGTGGGAAAGCCTTTGTTCAGAGCTCAAACCTTAAGGTACATGAGaagattcatactggagagaagccttataaatgtaatcaatgtgggaaATCCTTCACCCAgagttcatctttttttaatcaccagaaaactcacactggagagaagccttataaatgcaatcaatgtgggaaagccttcctTAGGAGATCAAACCTTAATGTACATCAGGAGagtcatactggagagaaaccttataaatgcaCTAAATGTAATAAAGCCTACACTCAAAAGTCAACCCTTTTCAGAcatcagagagttcatactggagagaagccttataccTGCAGTGACTGTGGGAAAGCTTTTATTGATAGCTCAACCCTTCTTGTACATCAGATgactcatactggagagaagccataTACATGTAGTAAATGTGGGAAAGATTTCAGCACAAATTCGGTCCTTGTTAGtcaccagagaattcatactggagagaagccttatgcaTGTAATCAGTGTGGGAAAGCATTTAGTCGGAGCTCTAATCTTAATGTACATCAGaagattcatactggagagaagccttatacgTGTAATGAGTGTGGAAAAGGCTTTATTCAGAGATCAAATCTCACTGTACATCAGAAGATCCATACTGGAGAGAGGTCTTATACATGTAATCAGTGTGGGGAAGCCTTCACTGAACAATCAGATCTTTTCAGTCATCAGAGAACTCATGAAGAGAAACCTTacaaatgtaatcagtgtgggaAAAGTTTTGTGGAGAAGTTGAATCTTAATGAGCATCAGAAGATTCATACAGAAGACAAACCAtataaatgtaatcagtgtgaGAAAACTTTTAGTGAGCACTCACACCTTTTCAAacaccagagaattcacactAAAGAGAAACTCTATAaatgtaatgagtgtgggaaaTCCTTCCCTCAAAGCTCTGACCTTGTGAAGCACCAGGAAAGTCACACTGAagagaaaccctataaatgtaatgagtgtgggaaaTCCTTCCCTCAAAGCTCTGACCTTGTGAAGCACCAGGAAAGTCACACTGAagagaaaccctataaatgtaatgagtgtgggaaaTCGTTCCCTCAAAACTCTGACCTTGTGAAGCACCAGGAAAGTCATACAGAAGAGAAACCTTATAATTGCAATGAGTGTGGGAAATCCTTCCCTCAAAGCTCTGACTTTGTGAAGCACCAGGAAAGTCATACAGAAGAGAAACCTTATAATTGTAATGAGTGTGGGAAATTGTTCCCTCAAAGCTCTGACCTTGTGAAGCACCAGACAAGTCATACAGAAGAGAAACCTTTTTTATGTAAGGAATGTGGGGAAGCCTTCAATGACAGACCATCTCTTGTTGAGCACCAGAATTTTCATACAGATGGGTTACACAAGTAG